A genome region from Naumovozyma castellii chromosome 5, complete genome includes the following:
- the MTC4 gene encoding Mtc4p (ancestral locus Anc_7.177): protein MTTAKRKEKSFHLGDEDGSIHASNPGRIKMATKILVDNRYGLMDDLNFASHTTTGGMTTADGNRLMSTGDFLKDNGITSQKGRDDLLNTSTAPMTATVISKSTRIKADRVRIYLDYYYSLLERCISIDNTEHRHEGVEGVYNPLQVMRNRKLRKKYRGGAPVREVSISKAPVIAIIDFSKKYEGKNKEAYVKKRMPWFVDINEKYNDLMWRTSHWDELVDPEGNLWFGDKDNRRHHHHHHQNRLHAKPKLHPHKNKDHLEVTDHKNGGITAQHLEVSNASSSSRSSSNEELNRKSTEKSRTPSPLPTDSPISSPSQNDSPKGMPTNSTVEGRIDAKDRLKKIGKIIGKTGSKSWISKSKHNIPGLSLIDDSHDSTTTSTAAGKVNYETPATATDKDGHRLTLLNEIPVRNIRHNKRDSNLNSTFNNEKPVFNKNYLDAERSNNEEEEEEEEASEEEDYEDEDNEEDEGLKIDVKKSKRASNSNDTDDQLVEGLASGSDLQSVPVDEKLTKYWHDTRYMLSTISIMDHRRMTHEIVKTREIQKRNRMKIEDDADLKINETNSIIDTYNNELNTVLQKGNDWTSKLLNDYSIRVETLISASDRILSDINTTLTLKLKLFQENTERYGSVKLMKTPKMRRLIYRVLEMAIVVVLWTIWLFVSFLRYIKLVFMFIFHLFRIVLKVIFW from the coding sequence ATGACAACTGCcaagaggaaagaaaaaagcTTCCATTTGGGCGATGAAGATGGTAGTATACATGCTAGTAACCCAGGCCGTATTAAGATGGCCACCAAGATATTGGTAGATAACAGATATGGATTAATGGATGATTTAAACTTTGCTAGTCATACCACCACAGGTGGTATGACCACAGCCGATGGTAATAGGTTGATGAGTACGGGtgattttttgaaagacAATGGGATCACATCGCAAAAGGGGAGAGATGATTTGTTAAATACATCAACTGCACCAATGACAGCAACTGTTATTTCAAAGTCTACACGAATTAAGGCTGATAGGGTTAGAATATACcttgattattattatagtCTGTTGGAGAGATGCATATCCATTGATAATACGGAACATCGTCATGAAGGTGTTGAAGGTGTTTATAATCCACTACAAGTGATGAGGAATAGGAAACTCAGGAAGAAATATCGTGGAGGAGCACCAGTAAGAGAAGTTTCAATATCGAAAGCTCCTGTTATTGCtattattgatttttcCAAGAAGTATGAAGGCAAGAATAAAGAGGCATATGTAAAGAAGAGAATGCCATGGTTTGTtgacattaatgaaaaatataatgatcTAATGTGGAGAACATCCCATTGGGATGAACTAGTAGATCCAGAAGGAAACCTATGGTTTGGTGATAAGGATAATCGTAGacaccatcatcatcaccatcaaaACCGTTTGCATGCCAAACCAAAATTACATCCtcataaaaataaagatcACTTAGAGGTTACAGACCATAAGAATGGAGGCATTACCGCACAACATTTAGAAGTTTCTAACGcctcatcttcttctagATCCTCTTCAAATGAGGAACTCAACAGGAAAAGTACAGAAAAGTCAAGGACACCATCTCCCTTACCAACTGATTCACCAATCTCATCTCCTAGCCAAAATGACAGCCCGAAAGGTATGCCTACAAATTCAACGGTTGAGGGTAGGATTGATGCCAAAGATCGATTAAAGAAAATCGGTAAGATAATTGGTAAGACTGGTTCAAAAAGTTGGATAAGCAAATCTAAGCATAATATACCAGGTCTTTCATTAATAGATGATTCTCACGATAGTACGACTACATCTACTGCCGCCGGTAAGGTAAATTACGAAACCCCCGCGACTGCCACAGACAAAGATGGACATCGACTtactttattaaatgagATCCCCGTGCGGAATATACGACATAATAAACGTGATTCGAACCTAAATTCAACTTTCAATAACGAAAAACCTGTTTTTAAcaagaattatttggatGCCGAGAGGAGCAAtaatgaggaagaagaagaagaggaagaagcatcagaagaagaagattatgAGGATGAGGATAACGAAGAGGATGAAGGACTTAAGATAGATGTTAAAAAATCGAAACGTGCTAGTAATAGTAACGATACTGATGATCAATTAGTTGAAGGTTTAGCTTCAGGTTCTGATCTACAATCTGTACCAGTTGATGAGAAATTAACTAAATATTGGCATGACACTCGATATATGCTAAGTACCATTTCAATCATGGATCATAGACGAATGACACATGAAATTGTAAAGACAAGAGAGATTCAAAAGAGGAATCGTATGAAAATTGAAGACGATGCCGACCTAAAGAtaaatgaaacaaacaGTATTATTGATActtataataatgaattaaatacTGTTTTACAAAAGGGGAACGACTGGACATCGAAACTTTTGAATGATTATTCTATTAGAGTGGAGACTTTAATTTCTGCTAGTGATAGAATTTTAAGTGATATAAACACCACGTTAACTCTGAAATTGAAgttatttcaagaaaatacaGAAAGGTATGGCAGCGTTAAGTTGATGAAGACACCTAAGATGAGAAGATTAATTTACCGAGTCTTGGAAATGGCAATAGTTGTTGTGCTCTGGACTATTTGGTTATTTGTGAGCTTCTTAAGATACATCAAGTTGGTGTTTATGTTCATCTTCCATCTATTCAGAATAGTCTTAAAAGTAATTTTCTGGTAG
- the TRS20 gene encoding TRAPP subunit TRS20 (ancestral locus Anc_7.176) has translation MPQYFAIIGTRDNPIYEAEFPSISGKNSIGFPRDLKELNPFILHAALDIIEDLQWQMNPNSGGVTTGGYFGTGGNSNSNSNLSVNNSNSSGVGFLRNRSNNNNNMENCYLGKVDHFYGLSITAYLTYGGMKFVMIHGTTGDLGGSAGGNISGDDVGGNASKSAVQIDDNALKLFYQEVHELYIKTLMNPFYRLNDPITTPAFDKRVRALARKHIVTSK, from the coding sequence ATGCCACAATATTTTGCGATTATAGGAACCAGGGACAATCCCATTTACGAAGCTGAGTTCCCATCCATCTCCGGAAAGAATAGTATTGGATTTCCCCGAGATTTAAAGGAATTAAATCCATTTATTCTACATGCAGCATTAGACATAATTGAAGATCTACAATGGCAAATGAATCCAAATTCCGGGGGAGTTACGACTGGTGGTTATTTTGGTACAGGTGGTAATAGTAACAGTAATTCTAATTTATCTGTTAATAACAGCAATAGTAGTGGTGTGGGATTTCTGAGAAATAGgtctaataataacaataacatGGAAAACTGTTACTTAGGGAAAGTGGATCATTTTTATGGTCTTTCAATAACAGCATACTTGACATATGGTGGAATGAAGTTTGTCATGATTCATGGAACCACAGGTGATCTCGGTGGCAGCGCAGGTGGAAACATATCAGGGGACGATGTAGGAGGTAATGCATCCAAATCTGCTGTACagattgatgataatgCACTAAAACTTTTCTATCAGGAGGTGCACGAACTTTATATCAAGACTTTGATGAATCCTTTCTATCGTTTGAACGATCCCATTACTACACCTGCATTTGATAAAAGAGTACGAGCTTTAGCCAGAAAGCATATAGTAACGTCTAAGTAG
- the SRB6 gene encoding Srb6p (ancestral locus Anc_7.174), translated as MSNQASLEKLNQTVEILSVRLAELIRLSSIENPSSMDDDDDNIDIQDSNLAIATSSTMMVNSHTMQLIRGVQDLLALTRNMREKWLLNQIPEQNQRQEDTNSKVDHEELATILEKTMQEIVNEHTPSQ; from the coding sequence ATGAGCAACCAGGCGTCGTTGGAGAAACTAAACCAAACAGTTGAGATACTTTCTGTGAGACTCGCCGAGCTGATTAGACTTTCCTCAATAGAAAACCCATCTTCTATGGAcgacgatgatgataatatcGATATACAAGATTCAAACTTAGCTATTGCCACAAGCAGTACTATGATGGTTAATAGCCATACAATGCAACTAATAAGGGGAGTGCAAGATTTATTAGCATTGACAAGGAATATGAGGGAAAAATGGcttttgaatcaaattcCCGAACAGAACCAACGACAAGAAGATACGAACTCGAAAGTAGATCACGAGGAATTAGCAACTATCCTAGAAAAGACTATGCAAGAAATTGTCAATGAGCATACTCCTTCACAGTAA
- the MRPS5 gene encoding mitochondrial 37S ribosomal protein uS5m (ancestral locus Anc_7.170): MNIFKRQFSTRSCLLRHYNENILAKYYPAPLLKSIKLAQEVIPADTNFKIQDNVEITPAYYDDFAKLDPFWDYKPGMPNLHSTLNRSTIYNWDQVQQPLPPGGVPIPPGESIILKNSSKLMELARGLKFQNGIDSDYINKKLIMKPLVLKRVSNQTRKGKIPSFYALVVVGDQKGMVGLGEGKSRGDMAKAIFKAHWDAVRNLKYIPRYEDRTILADIDHRYHGVKLFLRSARPGFGLRVNHVIFEISECAGIKDLSGKIYKSRNKMNIAKGFVEALTERQKTLEEIALGRGKKIVDVRNIYYSA; this comes from the coding sequence atgaatatatttaagAGGCAATTTTCTACGCGATCATGTCTCCTTAGACATTACAATGAAAATATCCTAGCCAAATACTATCCTGCACCCCTTCTAAAATCTATTAAATTGGCTCAAGAAGTGATACCCGCTGATACCAACTTTAAGATTCAGGATAATGTAGAGATTACTCCAGCGTATTACGACGATTTCGCTAAACTGGATCCATTTTGGGATTATAAACCCGGTATGCCCAATTTACATTCCACACTTAATAGAAGTACCATTTACAATTGGGATCAAGTACAACAACCGCTACCACCGGGAGGTGTGCCAATCCCACCTGGTGAATccattattttgaaaaattcttccaaattgaTGGAATTGGCTAGAggattgaaatttcaaaatgggATCGATTCAGATTATATCAATAAGAAACTAATTATGAAGCCATTGGTTCTAAAACGTGTGTCAAATCAGACAAGAAAGGGTAAGATTCCATCATTCTATGCGCTGGTCGTCGTAGGAGATCAAAAGGGGATGGTCGGACTTGGTGAGGGGAAATCAAGAGGTGATATGGCAAAAGCTATCTTTAAAGCCCATTGGGATGCCGtgagaaatttaaaatatattccaaGATATGAAGATAGAACTATTCTAGCAGATATTGACCATAGATATCACGGTgtgaaattatttttaagaAGTGCAAGACCTGGTTTTGGTTTAAGAGTTAACCATgtcatttttgaaatcagTGAATGTGCAGGTATTAAAGATTTAAGtggaaaaatatataaatcCAGAAATAAGATGAATATTGCTAAGGGATTTGTGGAAGCACTTACCGAGAGACAAAAGactttggaagaaattgcCTTGGGAAGAGGTAAGAAGATCGTTGATGTGAGAAATATATACTATTCTGCATGA
- the NCAS0E02010 gene encoding HMG-box domain-containing protein (ancestral locus Anc_7.168) — MLMMQSNVNLPPIQSILSNMNADTNNLVQPRISDRNSITSQDYQLRSGTSPSHLRLNAPIVNSPITPTSISVTPRGHQGNQHHSIIDYSMYTHTANTTATVMPRYNEPFLPIPTPKENSITYFLQPAGQYVTAQTMTITTPPTSRHNSLPNSPLGWNQTVAAAPPELHSNSHSKTLLQGKCTCNKSINEKFNGIHTHIPRPRNAFILFRQHLHHSLFPKNKELLDKEGSFKTNSNVSREIGQRWRALDEDDKKYWQDLAQKEKEWHKKKYPNYKYTPRIKDGSVHFVRPKNVPL; from the coding sequence ATGCTAATGATGCAATCAAATGTTAATCTCCCACCTATTCAAAGCATCCTTTCCAATATGAATGCTGATACAAATAACTTGGTGCAACCAAGAATATCAGACAGAAACTCCATAACAAGCCAAGATTATCAACTGAGGTCCGGTACTTCTCCATCACATCTTCGTTTAAATGCCCCCATTGTTAATAGTCCAATAACACCAACTTCCATATCGGTGACCCCCCGTGGACATCAGGGCAACCAACACCATTCAATAATAGATTATTCCATGTATACACATACTGCTAATACTACGGCTACTGTCATGCCAAGATATAATGAACCATTCCTACCTATTCCTACTCCAAAGGAAAATTCCATAACCTATTTCTTACAACCTGCTGGTCAGTACGTTACTGCTCAAACAATGACGATAACAACTCCTCCAACAAGTAGACATAATTCACTCCCTAATTCTCCACTAGGTTGGAACCAAACTGTGGCTGCTGCTCCACCGGAATTACATTCAAATTCACATTCAAAAACTTTATTACAGGGGAAATGTACTTGTAATAAGAGcataaatgaaaaatttaatggtATTCATACTCATATTCCAAGACCTAGAAATGCCTTCATATTGTTCAGACAACATCTACATCACTCTTTATTCCCCaagaataaagaattgTTAGACAAAGAAGGTTCATTTAAGACAAATTCTAACGTATCCAGAGAAATAGGACAACGTTGGAGAGCtcttgatgaagatgataagaaGTACTGGCAAGACTTGGCccaaaaggaaaaggaatggcacaagaagaaatatccAAACTATAAATACACTCCAAGGATTAAAGATGGAAGTGTTCATTTTGTCAGGCCAAAAAACGTGCCACTTtag